The Medicago truncatula cultivar Jemalong A17 chromosome 7, MtrunA17r5.0-ANR, whole genome shotgun sequence genome includes the window CATCCAATAATAATTCATCTTATTgttcaaattcattttaaaacaatattctTTAGAATAACCATCAAAtacttgatttttgttttaacaaTCAAATACTCGTTACATCtcaaaatgtaaacaaaaattggccaacaaaagttaatgtatttggttcaaaatttgTACCAAATACATCAGtttatattaattcatttttgcttacattttgtGATTGACGAAGCACTTGATTGTCAATATAAAAGTAGTTGCGCAAACAGTTGCATATATctgttctaaaaaaaaaaattattgtacaaGAGCAAAGCCATACTTCAATTATTAGAGGGAGacttaaatagaaaatgaagTCCACTATACCTCTAATATTTTAAGACTCGTACAACTCAAGCAGGTATAGTACTATCAGGTCATTTTAGTTGGTTAGTCAAACCTCATTCATTTGACATGCATATTAATCTCAATCTcaggtaaatacctcttttctcgtccctgtaatattagcgaatttcggttttagtctctgtaaaaaaaaaaagattttgattttgtccctgtaatttcagattcttccacttttggtccctcattccaccacgtaagcagaatctgcatacatggcacgtaaaatgagggaccaaaagtggaggaatctgaaattacaaggaccaaaagtggaaggaaTTTGAAACTACATGTACGTAATTTATGCAGATTCTATTGACTTGAtgaaaagagggaccaaaagtgaaagaatatgaaattataaggacaaaatcttttttttttgttttttgtatttaCCTTCTTAATTAAATGTCGGAAGCTACTAACTTCAACAAATTAGATAAACTATCCccgaaaaaaaaacttaaataaagtACGTACATACGAATAGCTCACAACGTAATTAgtaaaaaatttctattttttattgtagCTGACGTAAAACTCCATTCAATTGTGGTATacagcaaataaaaaataaatccagATATACTCCCTCAGGAAACCTTGACGACCTTACAAGGTAAGCAAAGAACAGATTAGTTGtaacattatgattaaatatattaaatttttttttgacaaaaaatatattaattttttgacagGATTGTCTTTACATATCTAATTTGAGGGaaacttaaaagttaaaataacttgaaaaataaataattatttagcGGACACGACTGGATATGAAGTTTCCAACTGCATGGCCAAATTAAGAACAATTGGATGAAGCACAGCTGCATGATTGATAGGTATCCTCTCACTATCCATCCGTAAGGAGGTTTATCGCTTTCACGTTATTCTCATCTCAAAACAATCAAAAAagattgagaaatgatatttgtacaatactttattataactttttaacaacttctctttcatacttacattatatttttattctctctctattgttttggaccaatgagAAGAGCGAAAATGAAAGTTGTCTCAAATGATTGTGTATATATCACTActcaaaaaaattacaggggttTGGATTATAGTACTAGCTATGCCTATTATTATCTTTAAGAAACTTTTTCTTTCGAGTAATGATAAATGAACACAAAAAAATAGACACAAATACGACATCAGGGATAGTGTGGTAATTTCCTTCAAAATACAATGgcataattgaaattttaactaaaaataaagggTGTTTTTGTTGATTGCTTTCagttttctttcttcctttcctTTCTCAATTTCTGACGCCGTACCACCATCACCACTATCCAACCATCACTCACCAACACCAACCTCCACGCCGTCGTTCACCAACACCGTCCTCCTCGCCGTCGTCGTCATCGCCACCACTAGAATTCTCCAATGCCGTTTAGATCTCGTCTTCTCCACCTAAAACCACTGTTCTCATCTGTGACCGCCGCCTACTGAAAGTCACGGATTCGCCGGCGCAAAGTGAGAGAGTGGTCGCCGGTGATTAGAAGAGAACGGTCGTCGGTGAGAAGAAGATCGACGCCGATGAGAGAACACGAGAGTTGCAGGAGGAAACAGTGCTTGATGAGAGAGTGGAAGAGTACTGGTTtgaaagaatgagaaaaaaaaaaaagagtataagTGTAGAGTGAAATACAGTGTCCTATTTGTGTctatatttttgtgtttgtttatcatttctcttttctttattatataaaaaaaggatataaagaaaacttaaaaaaactaaactccATTGCATTgagtcaaaataaaatgaagttttttttttttatcatacatGTGTACCAGCTATGcctgttattatttttaaaaaacttttctaATATAAAAAAGGATATAAAGTAACTACAACTAATGATACATataggctgtgtttggtaacataaaaaagctagcttataatttgttggactagcttataaaCTTGTTTTTGTAGAATGAGAcatgtttggtaaaaagcttttttcattagcttatagcgttttttgataagctaattcaagtaacttttgagcttatagcttatagctttttatattttcttccaattttaaccttttattaatttagtttaatttaattttaattaaaaaaactaccCATAACTGCCCACGTTTAGCATCATGATATggcttttcaatttttcttgttCACGTTCCTTTTTACATGCTCTTAATTCAATGAtagataattttatataaattttacaataaataGTGATGCAAGTTTAGTTGAGTAAAATTTATGAAAAGGaagttttgttaaataaaaattgtcaattgaattaataaatacatttatcatttaggaaatgaaaatattttgagataaatttaaacatttaaaaagaaatacattaagtattaaaaattgtatatatgatttattaaaaaaacacaaacatgcCCCTTTtacgtcattttatatttatcagctatttcaacagctaattttaccaaacactttttattttaataagctaacttttcagctgtaagctatcagctataagttagcttttcagctatcagctagcttatcagctaccagctagcttatagcttctttttaccaaacacacccataGTCGATATTATTTAGTGGAAcaaagatagtttttttttttttttgtagtggccgaggtttgaactccgaacctttacatattttatgcattgttctaatcaactgagctaagctcacgactCACGAGGAAGGAACAAAGATAGTTTGTTGTTGTGAatgaagatattttttattcataaacaATATAATTACAATTTATAGAGTAATTACCGCTAATGATTTACACATTtcagtcactattataaacaaaaatgtattttttagatttattaaataaatgatatacaTGATCTATTGTATCTATCATATACATTATTTatcaaatgaatttaaaatatcgatttttgtttataaatcttCAAGGTGTGCAGTTTATCACATTTCTTAAAATAAGTTCAATAAATAAGTCAattatttttcctaaaaaaaaatcaattatttattgaatCTACTTTAAGAAATATGATAAATACAATTAAAGAGAGATATTTTTTCGGATCCACAACACTAagagtttatttcaaaaaaaaaaacatactaagcgtgtttgtttcaagtttaccaaatttatttttaggaataacattccttaaaatataaagatgagaattttattccaaggaatttaggaaaaatatatttggttagctttataatattcctaggaaccataaaaatagggactataataggtaaactatttatgaatttattcccatctccatgggaactttattcccacccttttccttgggaaattttttctgttccgaggaacattttataccaaggaataaattttaataaacatgtaacaaacacatacaaatacatttctatcattttattcctgaaaatcaacaattataacttgaaacaaacacacagTTGAGGTCCTCTCATTCATTTTCGAAAATTGATGATAATGTTGATTACTacaattttgtaataaataaaagatataaatgCATATATTTCTAGAATATATGACATTAATTGAAGATTTATATGCCAAACTATAGTAACGAacattgtcatttattttaaaaaatgctgAAAATCTACTTCAATACTACtacaaaaacaatttgttaAAGGATCTTGCTAATAAGTGTCTTAAAATCACTTGTTAAAGATTAAaaactttttatcaaatattacCTCCGTTCATTTTTAACTGtcatattttgacattttatacaaaccaagacaatcaataattattactacttttgatgccattttactataataaccttattcatttaatattttatttcatatatttttctctccgaaataaataactaaatgtaatattgataaaacattatttaatgttgcattgaactttaaaaataacagttaaatagaaacaattttttttccaaaagaaataattaaaaaggaacggagggagtccCTGTTAGTTAGGATTTCCTTTGTGGGTATTGCTAACATAAccaaatttaaacatttttatacGTGAAAATCGAGACAATGATTAAAAGAAGATATAAAGAAATTTTGGTCACATAACCAGCTCAACGCTATGAACTCACGTGTACACCAGCAAATATGAGAACATTTTAAGAGCTTACTATATTAAGTCCTCTCAAAACAGGAAACTATATATTATTgtaatcaattatttaattaattattcctCTGCAACTTCCTTATTCTTCCATTATCAAATCGTGCATGAACCATAATGCTACAAAAAAACTCTTAACTGCTAGCATTGACTTGTTTGTAGCAAACTaactttcatttttcatcatcaatgGAGAGACAAAGAAGTTTCTCTTTCAAACCCACTAGACTTTTACTCTTTACATTCACACTCTTTTcttccatcttcttcctttcaTCTTTCACTATCTGGCTCACCAAATCCACTACTACACCTTCACCAAACACTGTCTCTGTAAATCTTCAACCTCTAACTGTTCATTCATTGACCACCCACAACTTCACTCTACAAAAACTTCCATCTTTAATAGATAACCGTCTTTCTAGAAGCCAAAATAATGTTTCAGGATCCAAATCTGAAGCTATAGAAAACAACCATGTTGGTGCTGCTTCAAGTGTTAATTCTACCGTAATGCATGGTAATAGAACAAAGGTTGAAGTGAGTAAGagtaaagttttgatttttaagaagGTTGAGGTGAAGAAGATAGTGAAAGAGTGTGATTTAACAAAAGGGTATTGGGTTTTTGATGAAAGTTATCCTATTTATGCTAGAGATTCCTGTCCTTTTATAGATGAAGGTTTTGATTGTGAAGGGAATGGAAGATTGGATAGAAACTTTACTAAGTGGAGATGGCAACCGAAAGATTGTGACCTTCCAAGGTAGTCTctctcaaattcaatttttttttttttggaatactacttttatttatagtttGTCATCTTGCAAGTGTAGTTATGCTTAGGCCCTTTTTGGAtcaacaacttatttgcagTTTAGCATGATAAGCgcaaataaagtcaaattgtttttgtataagttataagctgttttcataagctattctggagaacttatgaaaataagttgaaaacaacttattgacattttttaagttgttttcGTGAGGTCTGctaaacaatctcacaaaacttatgtcagcagataaactcaaataagtcaatccaaacagggaTGTATTTCGTTGGTCAATTTGGTCCATGAAATTATTGGCAAAAGACATACAATTATTTTGATTCTTGAACatataaaaattgcaaaaacaTACATGTATTGTGTTGGTCAATTTGGTCCGTAAAATTATTGACAAGACATACTTAGggatgtttttgtaattttgatacatcCAAGAACTATTGTGACGACAACTCACACATTTAGAGATCAAAATCATCGTTTACTCTTAGGTGTTGCAAAAATGAAGTTAGGAACATCtgtaaagttaattttattctttGGATACTATTTTTCTGTCATAGGTTCAATGCAACAAAAATGTTGGAGTTTATAAGAGGAAAAAGGCTAGTTTTTGTGGGTGATTCCATTAATAGGAACCAATGGGAATCAATGTTGTGCATGTTATTGAGTGCTGTTAAAGATCCAAAGAGAGTGTATGAGGCACGTGGAAGGACAATTACCAAAGAGAGAGGGAACTATTGTTTCAGGTTTCTGGTAATTATTCAGAACTTTACTTGGTTTGTGTAATGTATAATTGTATATGACTGGTCccaaaatatttgatatttgttCTTTCTGGAACCTTGTAGGATTATCAATGTACAGTAGAATACTACGTGAGTCATTTCTTAGTTCATGAAAGCAAAGCAAGAGTAGGGCAGAAACGAAGACCAACTTTGCGAATTGATGCGATTGATCACGGTTCGTCAAGATGGAGAGGAGCTGATATTTTGGTTTTCAACACAGCACATTGGTGGTCACATCACAAAACCAAAGCTGGGTTAGCACTTCTCTCTATCTTTTCGAAATTGTAGTCCGTGAAATTTTTGTCGATTTGTGCATCCTTAAATGCTCtagtattttaatatttcataattttttcagtGAGTGTAGAGTTATGTTCAAGAAAGGCTTAATTAAACCTAATATGATTTCTTATAGATGAAATAAGTTGTGTTGAACTTTATTTTAAGAGGACCTGTCTTAACCTCAAACGTAGTCCAAAAGTTGTTTGATGTTAgcaaatatttcaaattagaCTGTAAAGTTGAATACTTAAAAATGAAATGGGTCCTTGAAAAACTACTTATGAATGTAAAATTACTTCTCATATCTGTTAGTTAAAAATCAAATAGCTACCTATAGAATAACATGTGTCTAAAGTGACCGgcaacttacaatttcaagtacatttttgtcaatttatcaaatttagGGACTAACCTAACAACACCTTACAATATGAAGGACTAGAATAAAGTTTTACTCTAATAGAGGGCCTTGAATATCTCGCAgaaaatgaaaggttttattCTATATATTGGGGTTGGGATCATCATAAACAGAGAAAGttttcatcaaagaaaaaaaaaacagagaaagttGGCATGTGCTGCACATGCTAATTTTGAAAAATGAGCTGTCATAGCGTAATTACCAAGCTTTTGTTTAtaatcttggtttttttttatactctTTTCAACTAGCATGTGGTTGACCACCGGGTTTAGCGCAAGTGGATGTTGTGTAGTGTGTGTGAGTGCTCCATGGTACGGAGTTTGATTcctgcttttaaaaaaaaaaaactaacatgtgATCGTATAACAGGATTTATTACTATCAAGAAGGAACTCTAGTTCATCCCCGGCTAAATGTTTCTACAGCTTTTTCGAAAGCTATGATGACTTGGGCTTCATGGGTGGACAAACACATAAATTCTAAGAAAACCCAAGTTTTCTTTCGAAGTTCGGCACCATCTCATTTCAGGTTTGTTTCTGATATCCACTCTGCAATAGTTTTTTGTAGGCTCCAAAATCCAAcggttgtgttatttgaataacAAAAATTAGACAACTTTTGCGACAACAATCTAAGTGGTCAAAGCATTTCAAATAAGTGGTTAATGAATTTTGACACCTGATATATCTATTAACCATCTACTGAACGGAATTAACCACTTGCTTAAACCACGTTAACCACTTAGATTGTAGTGAAAAATGTTGTCTATATTTGGCAGTACAAAATCATTTCTAAAAATCCAAAATAGTTAGCGACTCTGATACATTCTGCAACAGGGGAGGTAATTGGAATTCAGGAGGGCATTGTACAGAGGCCACTTATCCTCTTAATGAAACCTTAAATACCATGTATCCTGAGAAGAATATAATCATAGAAGAGACAGTAAAGCAGATGAAAACTCCCGTGACATGGTTGAATATAACTAGTTTGTCAGAATTTAGGATAGATGGTCACCCATCCATTTATGGGAGAAAAACACAATCCTCAAGAATTCAAGATTGTAGTCATTGGTGTCTTCCAGGGGTTCCAGATGTATGGAATGAGTTGTTATTTTTTCACTTACAAAATAGACGAGGGTGAACTTTTCAAATAGCACcctattcattttttattctgCAACTGTGTATACGTAGCTTGTGAAAATTTCCACTAGTtcatgaaaatgaatgatttCATGCACTTAGCATAATGCAATTGCAGATAACCTTAATGCGAAGCAAGACTAGCTTCAAATTTTGTGTACCATAAAAATTTGGTGAAATGTAACAATGAAATTATGACATTCATGAAAACTGGCAAGATTAACATCAAGAACATAAAAAGAAGATACATATGCCACAAACATCATCAGTAAAATCCAGTATTGCTTCCAAACAATCCCTCTAGCCTTAGATAATATTgaatagaaatagaataaccTCTTTCcaatgtaccaaaaaaaaccCTCTagcctatttatttatttttaccgtATTTCAATAATCTTAATAAAAAAGTTGTTGTAGGATATTAAAATTGTTAACGGAGAGAAAATACGGTACAGATTACACACTTGATCTCCACTTTATCCCATCAGCGAGAGCAATGTTTCTTGGCTTTTGCTTGAGAAAATGTTGCATCATCATCTTCCTTGGAACCATCATCTAGAAGTCTATGAAGCCATGGTGGTCGACTATCTTCATCATACCCGTAATCAAAGAAAAGCTCCTCCCCAGCTTCAATGCGTTCCTTTGCAAATATTGCTACATGATGATCCCCATTAACAAACACAATCTACAATAGACCACACATTTACAATTCAATAATTAAGTACCCAATGTAGAGATTAAAAGATAACTTTCATATATCTCTATAAAAATGAGTTGCTAGACTCACCTTTCCATAGCAATTCGCTTTTGATGCGTGATTTGCAAACTTCAACTTGTTCCCTTTGCGAAAAGCATCAAGACAATActgaaaaaaaacaatcattttgCGTGAAAAGGTTGATTAGAAAAAACAATCTTATAAGTACAACAGTAAATATATAGGTTAATATGCAATCATTTTGCCGCATGATGTTAAGATAGACCATTATAGGTGGTCATGATGAACCACAAATTATGTATAGTAATtagatttttctttgtaattaagaaagaaaaaaactaatggAGAAAGCTTGTCCATAGAAGATATGCTAGAATAGGCTCACTTTTAAGAGAATTATAATTGATACGAGACACTTACCGTATCATTCAAGTTAAAAAGGTACGAAAAGTCTACACGATCATAAAATTTTCCACGCTTATCAGCTTCTATATGAGAGATTACTTCACCAGTGTACTCtcctaaaaaatcatttttgtttgccGGGGCCTGAAGTGTATTAACAATTGTCAATCAGTGATAACAATACATtcacaattttttcttataaaataaatcaagtgcAAACATCTCTAACCTTTAAGAAAGCTCCCCATCCAGCAACATCAGACCTTGCCCAAAGAATCTGACAATATACATATCAATCAAGGAAACTAAATATAGATAATGTAaagagcaaaaaaataaaaataccttTTGCTGTTTCCTTAAAAGAATCATCATGTTTTCACATTGATCCTCTCCACGATAAGACGACTCTCCCAAATCACCATCTCCACCATCTCCACAACTATAGACAAAATGCCATAGTTAGAAGCATTATATTAGTTACAGTTTAGTTTGAATCACCTCTGGCTGAAATGATTTAATAGAAAATATGGAGAGTTCAATTTGTTTAGGTACATCAACTATCGTAGCAAAAGATACATGACATACTTAATTCACTTATGACCAAAAACATTACTTATCACTTATTCAATCACATGCGgtgtttattttgttaaatagaATGAGAGAAGTACAAATAATATGAGTAATAATAGTACTTAATTCAAGTACAAGGAAAACTCTTTAATTTCCGCCACAAAATAATAGAAGAACCCTATAATGTTAAACAATAAAGAGGGTTTGAAAATCATTCAAAACACGAACAAAGCCCCCTTTACCAGATATAGgaaaaatgaaatcaatttaaaattaaagacATTACCTAACCCAACAATTTCGACATACATCAGGGTCACAATCTCTTGAAGCTGCAAAACATGGACAGTGTCGACTTCTACACTGACTCTTAGTACACTGACATCCTCCAAATCGATTTTTACAGAGCTTTGAACACCTGAAGGTAAAAAATATAACTGATCACATTGAAAACATAGTTGTTTTCCATCGAAAAGTaacataattaaatgaaaattgacaTACCCACAATATTTTTCACAGCAAAAACCATTAAGACGACATGGACATTGCTTTCCACACGCCCCCTCACATTCACAAGGTGTATAGTGCTTTTCCAGTTTGTTTTTCTCATCggtatttcttcttcttttccatTTGGATGGAAGTCcacaagattttgaagaatatttgaACTTCTTAGATTTGCTCTTTCTTGACATCGACCTTGACTTTGATGGCATCTCATTGTCCTAGCAAAATAActcattcaaaaacaatttgaCAATCTTTGAGTATGCATAAATGTTGTCaaagttgttttgaaaaaaaattgaaaaattatattcaagTTGCCAAAGTCATATACGAGAGAGAAAGTCTCTTTGATGGTAGTTTGAGGATGGGGATCATACCTGagaataacattaaaaatatgtaGATATATTCAAATGTTTTACATGTTATATTTGTTTATCTATTCACACAACATGCggataaatttattttacattaagTTTACTGATGCTACAAGACTCATTATCTTGCTTTTTCGTTTGTTTGATGGTTAAATTTTTTGACTaccaattttaatcaaaataatagaaatttgATCATGTTGACCTGGTCCACACGAGAATAAGGACATGGAGAAAAAACTCTTAAAAATAAGGAATGATGAACATTTTGAATGACATAGATGGGGAGCGGAGAGTACTCCCCATCCCGCCTCGTTGACGTCTTCAATTCCACCACATCTCATATATATAACTTTCACCTCATACTAATCAAACACTCCTATAAAATATGATATGGACAATTCAAGACTtggactaaaaaaaaacacaaaggaGATGGGGATATGAAATGAATGATTGTACTCACAATGCGCATTGCATTTGATTGTCCATTTTCGCCCATGGATCCATGTGGGATTGACTCTTCAGCATACATGTATCTAGCAACTTCCGTGCAAGTCTTCATCATAAAAAGTATGTTCTTAGCTATAAGACAACTGCAAAGCATAAATTGCATATAAGCCAAAACATTAGAAAAATGGACTTAGCTTAAATGTGAGGTGAAAAATGAGAAAGATTTTTATACCTATTTCTCCCAAACATTTCTATTCCCTTCAAGTATAattctttttccaaaagtttccAATCCGAAGGAATAGACTCCTCCTCAGCTTGTCCTTCTATTGAGTCAGACAAGTGCTTGGATTTTCTTTCATccatatcatttttttcatcattGTTAGCATCCAAATTTAAGCCCCTCATACAATTACTAATTGTAACATCTTTATTATGAAGGTAACAATGTTCACCACATGGTTCTTTGGGACCTTCAGGTTCTTGCCAAACTGGTTGCTTTTCAGCCTGAGAAGTAAACcatcaaattaatatatttaattaataatggaagcatgcacatgttaagaaatgaATGAAGAAACATGGTTGCTTACAGGATATATTATCTTTTGAGAACAACCGTGCAAAGGACAATCAAAGAtctacaaaaaaattacaaaaataaagacacacaatataatcattatCTTATTATAGACAACAATATTGTGGtgaaaaaaaaggcaaaatattgatatttttttcttgtatttaCCATGCAACGACGACAGTAAAAGTTGTCAAAAGTATCTAAAGAGACACTCAAGCTTTTGTTCAAAAATGTATCAGTCTGAGATTCACTTTCTCTACGATCTtcatcattttggtccttttccTTGATATTTTTATATCGCTCCTGCATATTTTGATTGAGAACATTTGTCCATGACATAAAATTAGCTGCTCATACGTAATTAATACAACACATATCACAAAGAAACTTATTTTTGTAATACATATTAGAATTAACAATCATCAAAGCTATATTAATCTTGTAAATTACTCTACATTACCTGAATTTCTGAACTGGTACCTCCGATGACATCCTTAACAATACTCAACACTTCCTCAGTTAAACCATGTTCATCAAATACCGTCCTAATATATTAAATAGTCACAAGATAATATGTTTAGTTAAGGAGaaacttaaattattttaatgaagtagataaaatgatGCACAATAAGTAGAATTTTTTTGGAGGTCCAGCAAAACATGTATTACATatcaattaaatttgaaatttaagaaTTTACATCTTTAATTCTACTGATAAATTAAATAGAACTTCTAAATGTAAGTATAATAACATGTACATTTTGATTTACCTAATAAATCGGTCTTCACCCTGAGAAAATTTACGTTCAACTTCCTTGTCCTCGTTTGACTCTTCATCACTATCACTGCATACTAATGTTTCACCTTCCTGATGATTATAATATACATTTCTTTTTCTAGAAACTGCCTGATCTGCAgtcattttttcatttctattttGCAAGAAATGTTTTCAGAAAGTAGTAAATAGACGACACAAATTTAACATAGATTGATCAATAACATTTGACATCAAATGCATATTAAACATACACTTTCACTTCCTAAAAATTTTCATGTAAGAGGATTCACAACATGTCATTGAAATTTATAATTCAAACACACCTGGCTAAATGTATCCAAGACGTATATGGAGGTAACCTGTTGATGCTTGGCATCCTGATAGTTCTCACAGGTTTGTTGCTACGGTCTTCCTCTCCCAAAACTTGATGATCGGGACTATAGAACGTACACGGTGGACGATTCATTCTTGAAAAAAGAATATTTCCTCCAATTGGTAGTGATTCGTTTTTTGATATTACTAACATGGCCTTAGAAATTTGACTTTGAAGATTCTCTCTATTCTTCTGAAGCTTTTCCTGAGAAAAGATAATTAAGATTGACTACATGGCTTGCTCATAGAAATATGCAgggaaaaacaaattaaaataagaaatgaaAGTTCTGCTACA containing:
- the LOC11436374 gene encoding protein trichome birefringence-like 6, producing MERQRSFSFKPTRLLLFTFTLFSSIFFLSSFTIWLTKSTTTPSPNTVSVNLQPLTVHSLTTHNFTLQKLPSLIDNRLSRSQNNVSGSKSEAIENNHVGAASSVNSTVMHGNRTKVEVSKSKVLIFKKVEVKKIVKECDLTKGYWVFDESYPIYARDSCPFIDEGFDCEGNGRLDRNFTKWRWQPKDCDLPRFNATKMLEFIRGKRLVFVGDSINRNQWESMLCMLLSAVKDPKRVYEARGRTITKERGNYCFRFLDYQCTVEYYVSHFLVHESKARVGQKRRPTLRIDAIDHGSSRWRGADILVFNTAHWWSHHKTKAGIYYYQEGTLVHPRLNVSTAFSKAMMTWASWVDKHINSKKTQVFFRSSAPSHFRGGNWNSGGHCTEATYPLNETLNTMYPEKNIIIEETVKQMKTPVTWLNITSLSEFRIDGHPSIYGRKTQSSRIQDCSHWCLPGVPDVWNELLFFHLQNRRG
- the LOC11420993 gene encoding histone-lysine N-methyltransferase EZA1 isoform X1, with the translated sequence MVSAAPSSASRLQAKHGGGATITRQTLTNKIHLVKKQIQNERAESIKEKLQKNRENLQSQISKAMLVISKNESLPIGGNILFSRMNRPPCTFYSPDHQVLGEEDRSNKPVRTIRMPSINRLPPYTSWIHLARNEKMTADQAVSRKRNVYYNHQEGETLVCSDSDEESNEDKEVERKFSQGEDRFIRTVFDEHGLTEEVLSIVKDVIGGTSSEIQERYKNIKEKDQNDEDRRESESQTDTFLNKSLSVSLDTFDNFYCRRCMIFDCPLHGCSQKIIYPAEKQPVWQEPEGPKEPCGEHCYLHNKDVTISNCMRGLNLDANNDEKNDMDERKSKHLSDSIEGQAEEESIPSDWKLLEKELYLKGIEMFGRNSCLIAKNILFMMKTCTEVARYMYAEESIPHGSMGENGQSNAMRIDNEMPSKSRSMSRKSKSKKFKYSSKSCGLPSKWKRRRNTDEKNKLEKHYTPCECEGACGKQCPCRLNGFCCEKYCGCSKLCKNRFGGCQCTKSQCRSRHCPCFAASRDCDPDVCRNCWVSCGDGGDGDLGESSYRGEDQCENMMILLRKQQKILWARSDVAGWGAFLKAPANKNDFLGEYTGEVISHIEADKRGKFYDRVDFSYLFNLNDTYCLDAFRKGNKLKFANHASKANCYGKIVFVNGDHHVAIFAKERIEAGEELFFDYGYDEDSRPPWLHRLLDDGSKEDDDATFSQAKAKKHCSR
- the LOC11420993 gene encoding histone-lysine N-methyltransferase EZA1 isoform X2, with the protein product MLVISKNESLPIGGNILFSRMNRPPCTFYSPDHQVLGEEDRSNKPVRTIRMPSINRLPPYTSWIHLARNEKMTADQAVSRKRNVYYNHQEGETLVCSDSDEESNEDKEVERKFSQGEDRFIRTVFDEHGLTEEVLSIVKDVIGGTSSEIQERYKNIKEKDQNDEDRRESESQTDTFLNKSLSVSLDTFDNFYCRRCMIFDCPLHGCSQKIIYPAEKQPVWQEPEGPKEPCGEHCYLHNKDVTISNCMRGLNLDANNDEKNDMDERKSKHLSDSIEGQAEEESIPSDWKLLEKELYLKGIEMFGRNSCLIAKNILFMMKTCTEVARYMYAEESIPHGSMGENGQSNAMRIDNEMPSKSRSMSRKSKSKKFKYSSKSCGLPSKWKRRRNTDEKNKLEKHYTPCECEGACGKQCPCRLNGFCCEKYCGCSKLCKNRFGGCQCTKSQCRSRHCPCFAASRDCDPDVCRNCWVSCGDGGDGDLGESSYRGEDQCENMMILLRKQQKILWARSDVAGWGAFLKAPANKNDFLGEYTGEVISHIEADKRGKFYDRVDFSYLFNLNDTYCLDAFRKGNKLKFANHASKANCYGKIVFVNGDHHVAIFAKERIEAGEELFFDYGYDEDSRPPWLHRLLDDGSKEDDDATFSQAKAKKHCSR